The following nucleotide sequence is from Chloroflexota bacterium.
CCCATACCGGCCGCGACCGAGGCGGCCGCGCCGCCCGACGAGCCGCCCGGCGTGCGCGCCAGGTTCCACGGGTTGCGGCTCATGCCGGTTACCGGCGAGTCGGTCATGCCTTTCCAGCCGAACTCCGGCGTCGTCGTCTTGCCGAGCATAATCGCGCCCGCCGCCTTCAGCTTCGCCACGGATGGCGCGTCTTCGGTCGGCACGTCGTGCTCGTAGATCGCCGAGCCGCGCATGGTGCGCACGCCCTTCGTGATGACCAGGTCCTTGACCGACACCGGCACGCCGTGCAGAAGGCCGAGCTTGTCGCCACGCATGACGGCCGCTTCGGCCTCGCGCGCCTCGCGTCGCGCGCTCTCCTCGGTGAGGGTGCAGTAGGCGTTCAGCTTTGGGTTCAGCGCATGGATGCGTGCGTACAGCGCATCGACAATGTCAACGGGCGAAAGCTTCTTCGCGCGGATGGCGGCTGCCATGTCGACGGCGGGCATGAAGCACAAATCTTGGGGCGTCATGGGGTTCTCCTGACTGGCTGAGGGTTCCGTTCCAGTCGCATCTTACCAATTCCCGCCGACGATTGCAATTGTCGATACTGCGTTCCGTCGCTGATGCACCCTGTCACGGTCGAGCACAGATTCGAGGGCCTTCGCGCGTGAAACACCTGCAAAGCACGTCGCCTTGCGTCCGCGCTCAGGATGACAATGCTGATGGATCGGCTGGTCTGTGATCCGCTGTGACAGAATGGCGCACAGATTCGAGAGCCTTCGCGCGTGAAACACCTGCAAAGCACGTCGCCTTGCGTCCGCGCTCAGGATGACAATGCTGATGGACGGGTCAATCGTAATCTACTGTGTCACCTCGTCAGCGTGTCGCCTTGTCATCTTGTCATCTTGTCATCCTGTCATCCCGTCATTCTGTCCTGCTCCTCACTCCGCGTCTCCGAGCAGGACCAGGCCCAGCGTCAACAGCGCCAGCGCACCGCCGGGCGCGACGGCCAGCCACCACGCCGTATCGATGGTCTCGCGCCCTTCGGCGATCAGCGCGCCCCACGACGGCGCGGGCGGCGGCACGCCGAGCCCGAGGAATCCGAGCGCGGCCTCGAACACAATGATGTTCGTCGCCAGCACAGTCGCCAGCACGGCGATGGTGCCCGCCAGGTTCGGCAGCAGATGCCGGAACAGGATGCGCGCGTCGCGCGCGCCGCACGCCCGCGCAGCCAGCACGAACTCGCTCTCCCGCAGGCTCAATGTCTGCGCGCGTATCACGCGGAAGAACGTGATCCACGATGTGAGGCCGAGCACGAGCACGAGAATGGCCGGAGTGCTGCCGAGCACGGCCACGACGGCGACGGCCAGAATCAG
It contains:
- a CDS encoding ABC transporter permease is translated as MRTTPARLAGFALVLAFVLVALAAPLLAGRDPLAQELALRLRPPALADPHSNFPLGSDALGRDLWSRLLYGMRTSLAITAASTVLATMIGVALGLLAGYRGGLAGTFIARWADIQQAIPYLILAVAVVAVLGSTPAILVLVLGLTSWITFFRVIRAQTLSLRESEFVLAARACGARDARILFRHLLPNLAGTIAVLATVLATNIIVFEAALGFLGLGVPPPAPSWGALIAEGRETIDTAWWLAVAPGGALALLTLGLVLLGDAE